One window of Pseudomonadota bacterium genomic DNA carries:
- the pqqA gene encoding pyrroloquinoline quinone precursor peptide PqqA → MWTKPEYTEMRFGFEVTMYIANR, encoded by the coding sequence ATGTGGACAAAGCCTGAGTATACCGAAATGCGTTTCGGTTTCGAAGTCACCATGTACATCGCAAACAGATAA